The following proteins are encoded in a genomic region of Sulfurimonas sp. HSL3-7:
- the purB gene encoding adenylosuccinate lyase produces MVERYSRPEMAEKWTQYARYAAWLEVEKAAVKAWAKLGKIPQEDADKIVKNAKFSVERIEEIEAVTKHDLIAFNTSVAESLGDESRWFHYGMTSSDAVDTGVALQMRDSLNIIIDDVKMLMESIKKRAEEHKFTLMVGRSHGIHGEPITFGLTLAVWYDEVARHLKNLEETMDVISVGQISGAMGNFAHAPLELEEYAMAELGLKPEPCSNQVVHRDRYARLATALALLASSVEKFAVQVRHLQRTEVYEAEEYFAKGQKGSSAMPHKRNPILTENVTGLARMIRAYANPAMENVALWHERDISHSSSERFWLPDAFITTDFMLHRMNSVIANLTVYPENMMKNLNLTGGLVFSQRVLLELPLKGVSREDAYRIVQRNAMKVWEEIQQGKPTTNEKGESLYLNHLLADEELRASLDENAIRECFNYDYYTKNVDAIFKRVFK; encoded by the coding sequence ATGGTAGAACGTTATTCACGCCCCGAAATGGCTGAAAAATGGACACAGTATGCTCGATATGCAGCATGGCTAGAAGTAGAGAAAGCAGCGGTAAAAGCCTGGGCAAAACTTGGAAAGATCCCTCAAGAGGATGCAGACAAGATCGTTAAAAATGCGAAGTTCTCCGTAGAGCGTATCGAAGAGATCGAAGCGGTCACCAAACATGACCTGATCGCATTTAACACCAGCGTTGCCGAGAGCCTTGGTGATGAGTCGCGATGGTTCCACTATGGTATGACAAGTTCAGATGCAGTTGATACAGGTGTAGCACTACAGATGAGAGACTCTTTAAACATTATCATCGATGATGTTAAGATGTTGATGGAGTCGATCAAGAAACGTGCCGAAGAGCATAAGTTCACGTTGATGGTAGGACGAAGTCATGGTATCCATGGTGAGCCTATAACTTTCGGTTTGACGTTGGCGGTTTGGTATGATGAAGTCGCACGTCACTTGAAAAACCTTGAAGAGACGATGGATGTTATCTCTGTAGGACAGATCTCAGGCGCTATGGGTAACTTTGCACACGCACCTCTTGAACTTGAAGAATATGCGATGGCAGAGCTTGGCCTTAAACCTGAACCATGTTCAAACCAGGTCGTACATAGGGATAGATACGCTCGTCTTGCTACTGCCTTGGCACTGCTGGCTTCTTCCGTTGAGAAGTTCGCTGTTCAAGTAAGACACCTGCAAAGAACGGAAGTATATGAGGCTGAAGAATATTTTGCAAAAGGGCAGAAAGGTTCTTCTGCTATGCCACACAAACGTAACCCGATCCTAACAGAAAACGTAACAGGCCTTGCACGCATGATCCGTGCGTATGCAAATCCTGCTATGGAAAACGTAGCATTATGGCATGAGCGTGATATCTCTCACTCATCAAGTGAACGTTTCTGGCTGCCGGATGCGTTCATCACGACTGACTTTATGCTGCACCGTATGAACAGTGTTATCGCAAACCTGACGGTCTATCCTGAGAACATGATGAAGAACCTGAACCTGACGGGCGGTCTGGTCTTCTCTCAGCGTGTCCTTCTTGAGCTGCCTCTAAAAGGTGTCAGCCGTGAAGATGCCTACAGGATCGTTCAGCGCAATGCGATGAAAGTATGGGAAGAGATCCAGCAGGGCAAACCGACGACTAACGAAAAAGGCGAGAGTCTCTATCTTAACCATCTGTTAGCCGACGAAGAGCTGCGCGCAAGCTTGGACGAAAATGCGATCCGTGAATGTTTCAACTATGATTACTACACGAAAAACGTGGATGCGATCTTTAAACGCGTATTTAAGTAA